Below is a window of Eriocheir sinensis breed Jianghai 21 unplaced genomic scaffold, ASM2467909v1 Scaffold1536, whole genome shotgun sequence DNA.
TCAGCTCATACTTTAGGCTAGGGTTCACTTTAGTATATACTACCAGCTGGCAGAAGTAATTTCTAAACTTATAATCCCATAGATTATTTGGTTCTAATATTGAATGTGTTGGTCACCAAAACAGAAAAAGCAataaattttaattaaaatagGTTGATTTATAAATATTCATGTTGGCCTTTCAGTTCATTGAAGGTCAGATGGGAATTTGAAGTATTTGTTTGTTATCATTTTATACATTGTATTTTTCTAAAATCACATTCAGATGCCAGATATGCATTATACGAGAATACAAGGAGAGACTACAAGAGACCAGACAGCCTCTTGTACTCTTCTTATATCCTTGTGTGTAGTAAGCAACTGTAATTTCTTAATTTAAAGTACTATAAGTAGGATATAGGTCCTCTGTAATGTAGTGAAGTGATGAGTCCAAGCATCTGAGTTAGAGTCCTGGTCAGGCGCTGGGTGTGCAGTtctcccagctgttcattctaCTTTTGGGCTGGTTGATGAGTGGTTAGCTAGgaaacctggatgtcacacctgcCTGATCTCCCTTTCTCACTGCAGTCATGACTATAGCCACACAACACTACCCTGTTGTCTTCCAAATATAACAGGCTTCAGCATAAATTTGTTATTTAGAGCATTTTCTGAAAACCACAGAAAACGGCTACAACCTATTTTCTTTTATGATAGACAATTATAGATACTTGCACTTCACTGGATTGAAGAAATTAACAAAATTGATGTGCCACAAGCAGCTGCTGCGGAGGACACTATGTACTGTCTGGCAGAGTTACTATCTAGCATACAAAACCTTTTCTAAGATTTATAGGACAGTTAGAAACAGTTTAGTTGAGTTAAGCACAGTTCCACTATACTCTGTTTGCATCATGAAGTCCGTTCTAGTTGTGGCAGATTCTGGAATTCCCATCAGTGCGGTGCTGCCAGTTTGACTGCCAATTAGGTTGTGGGTAGGGAGACAGTgttaatctgataattggcggtcgaactagCAGCGCCATACTCATAGAATTCCATAATCTACACCTAAACGGACTTCATGCTGCTAAACATAATATAACAGAAGGACACAAATACTTCTAGGATAGATGGTCAGATTAGGTTTGAAAAGTGTTGCTACTCAACTCATAAAAGGGTTCAGgttataaggaagaggaaatataagcAAAGAAAGGCTGTTGTACAGTTTACTAATGAAAGTATGAAGAAACTATGTGAGGAACAAAAAATGAGTGAACTGAGGTCATTAAGCAAGCGTTGGTCTCACGTGAGTGTACATAGTAGGTCACATGAAGGGTGCAGCATCCCACCCATCCTCACCTCTATCAGCGTGCACTACCCGGCTGTGAAGGATGATGTGACATGTTTAGATTAATAATTTTGTGTTTTGCTCAAATTGCATTTCATCCATTGTCTGGTTATACCATCATGTTCTTTATAGTATGAATTGGTTTATATCTGTACTGACATAATATTTGCTGCAAATATCATTTACATGGTTTATAAcacttttacctttctttcatgTAGTCATAATTTCGTCACATTTTGTTTTACGGAGTTGCGACAAGCATATTTAGAATCTACAATCATTGCTGTGCTTAATGGTGTTGAGTAAAATTGTCTGTCTTGTATAAGAAGCTCTGTAAGGTAAATATTTAAAAACCCACAACGCAAGAGGATGTATGAGTGACTCACCAGAGGGCTGAGAGAAGGAGCCAGCCAACATCCGTATATAGCATATacgaatgctctctctctctctctctctctctctctctctctctctctctctctctctctctctctctctctctctctctctctctctgtcaagtaACAGGCAACAAAGAGCGGTgatcgatggatttaactcagagtgggtgcctgtcactagtggcgtctctCAGGGCTCGGTTCGTGGCcgagtgctcttcattatttacatcaacgatgtgaaCGTTgaaatcaataatctcattagtaaatttgcagacgacacaaaggttGATAACTCTGTTGTCACTggcgaagacagacaaagcctccaagaggatttgcacaaaatttcaacagtgggatagatgggagatgccctttgcgtagacaagtgccaggtccttcaagttggagcgaggaataagaagtttgattacgaaatgtggcgttaaactcaaagcgttcaatcgtcaaggacttggggtcaaaatcgcgtcaaacctcaaactctcacagcaatgcatcgatgcagcaaataagcgaacagaatgttgggcttcattaaagaaacttttatttaagaataaagatgtaatactcgctctacaacagtttagtcagaccccacttggaatatgcagtacagttttggtctccccaccatgcaaaggatattgctaaattagaaggtgttcagcgtcggacgCGAAATTATCCCTTCCATGCGCAACAAATCCtcacgaagaaaggctttctacccttaacatgttctctcttgaagtcgcctcgaggaaaactgatgaatgttttaaaatacttaatggtttccacgaatgtagacagatcaacattgtttctgatcgatgacactttgcgccgaggaacaatggcgtaaaactcagatgtgaacaagtaaattcagactgcaccaaattttcttcaccagcgatgtagtgcgagaatggaatagctcccatcatcagtggtccagtgtaacgattgactccttcaaaaataagctcgaccgtcacttccttcaacttaatatcaactagagtagaaatgcaacgttttggagtcttctgattaatgtaaaatcacttaggtttaatgacagaccaccaagtctggaccatggggtctgtgtggtctgattttctatgtaaatctatgtaaatctctctctctctctctctctctctctctctctctctctctctctctctctctctctctctctctctctctctctcttctctcttctctcttctcttctcttctcttctcttctctctctctctctctgtgtacatTTTTAAGAAGACAAGTGTCCTTATACCTGTACTATTGCTCCTCAGGTGACTGGGATCAGTGTGAGCCCTGGACAAGACCAGCTGGTGATAATCCATCTGAGGGGCGGCAATGACTTGGTTGTGTCCTTGACGTCCCAGAACAATGCCAACAGAGTAGGGGAGCTGACAGGCCTGCTGCTGCGCCAGTACCAGATGTGAGTATCCACTACCTGCAAACATATGTAATTGTGAGGCACCTATATTATGAATAGGTTAGAATATAAGTGAAAGTACAACAGAATCCAATGATTGCTCAATTTGACACATCTTCCCAGTGTGAGAGTCTGAAATATTTCAAACTTGGGTTAGTCAAGTTAACGTATTAGGTGAACCATGAAAATGACATGGGCTTGGTAATGTAAAGTGGCCACTAACAATACAAGTATTTCTAATACATATTGTTGTATTTCTTGGTGAAAATATATTCTTACTCTATGAAATAAATGCTTCCCTCAGCCTGAACCGAAGTGACCTGCGTGTGGTTGTGGCACCCGCACTACAGTGCATGCTTGGCAACAAGAGCAAGATGATCACAGTTGAACAGACTGACATTGGCTCCTTCCCCGTGTTCAGGTGAGAACCAGCTACACGTATGAATACTTCATGCACCTAAGTGCCTTGAGATATTTCAAGGGAACATATCTTCATGTTCTCATGCATGCCAGGTGTTGAGATATAGCTCCAACAATACAAGTGTTTTGATAACTGAATGGAAGTTAACTATCAGCTGATATAAAGATAAATTAAGGAGAGTTTGCTCGGGATGCCCGTAGTAATGAGTGAGGGTTTCGTTAGTGAGTGAAATGTAAAGGGAGAATCTGAGCAGTTATGTGGTACTTTTTGAAATGGGTTGGGGATTTTCAAGTAACTTTATATAATGCACTCATTTCAACAATTATATGATTTGTCCTTTCTAGACGGGGATCGAAAAAAGAAATGGTGTACTCCTGGCCATCCTCCTTCAACAAGgaacttcctcctccctcaaccaCCTCCACCATGAATAgaccaccccacccccgccaggcacctccccctccctcacgctCCCCGATGAATGGACACCACAGGAACTCTAACGGACATCAGACCCACAACTACAGCAATGTTCCTCCCACCAGCAAGATCAATGGGCAGTCACACTCAAACAGCCACCTTCACAGGAATGAGAATGGCAGCAGGCTGTATGCCAACACTGGGGGGTACTAGGCATTCACTGGATGTTGTGGTTGGGTGGGGCATAAGAAGTCATtgggtggtgtgtgtgcgtgagtgaaagtgtgtgtgtgtgtgtgtacactatagtctatcgattttaacttgagcccttgagTGAGTCAGGATTCTCTCACGAGACCGTACTGGTGCCACatcctccattactctcctcagagaggttGCTACCTCTCTCTTGCATGGCTATTCAGAGAACGCAGGCAGAGATCTACTTGAGTTGTCCATTGTGTGAGTCttgcccaagggctcaagttaaaattgaTAGACTATATAGTGTCCTTTGGGATTGATGGCACCTGCATTTGTTAAGTTCTAAAACACATATATATttacttcttcccctttcactcatCATTCCTTTGTGCAATTCACTGCAACTTGTAAAATCATACATATAAGTAATTTTCATTGCAGTTTCATATACCTTAGGGACCAaggttttaaaaaaatatttatttaagCTTTTGTGAAAGACCCTATTTTTTACATTTCTATGTAAATTGTTGGCATTTGCTGAACTTTTTGGCTCACTTATTTAAATAAGTTTTTATACTTGCCTTTATAATGCATTTGTAAAGTTTTGAGACATTAGGACAGCTCAATACTTGAGAATTAATTACCCTTTAATATGTTAAAAGTGTTACTAGTTTATATATGCTGTTCATTTAGTTTGTTATATCCTATATAACAAACTTGTTCCTTGTACTGTGCTGGGTAAGTGGATGACAGTAGTAGCTGACTGATTCTAAAAGTACAACTGAGATGCATCAGGATAATTATGATTGATTGCCTGTCCACAAGAAGACTATATATatgaggggggtaaggggggtagCTAAGATAATGATTGCATTGCCTGATTATTAGAAGTCagcatatttgtatttgaatgATAGTTGTAAACTCTTCTGGCGTGGCcatccctggtgggagctcctaggagcaggcgtcgatgatgatgataatactgtACAGTCACGATGAGCTTATTTGGACTGGCCAATCCAGGTCAACGGGATATGTCTCAATAGTGTCAGAGTCTAGATATGAAATAGTTCCATGGGTCCAATAGACTCTCCACAGCTGAACTGTGTGTGTGGCTCATGCTGGTCACCCCTTCAAAACACCCTAAGCATTCAAACTTCCCCAATTGTGCTAACCATGTGGAAGAGACAGCAGCATGTGCAGGGTACCTAGTGGGGTGATGCTAACAAAAGAAGGCAGTTGGGTAGGGGAACTAGAAGACACCTAGTAAAAATATTCAATGTGCATTTGATGTCCAAATTAAAAGTAGTATAAGTAACAAAGTTTTGAGTCAAACATGAACTCATTACTACCAGCAATTATAGGGAATGATCTTTAATTAATTAATCATTTGGAAACTGTAAATTGCAAAAAAATGGCAGGAACTATGATAGTTCTTTGATCATGTATATAAATGCTTTCTTGAATttgtaaatatttatatatacatatagttaTATAGTCTATTATATACAAATAGATGAAGAGTAGACTTGTAGTGCCATTCACCTCAAATTTAGACGGTGAAATCAAACATGTCTGTGGGGCAAGTCAAGCCAAGGCTTCTGAGGCGAGGAGTTAGCTGCAGTTGCTGCTACAAGTTACTCTTCACTTGACAATGAAACTGAAGCATCTAACTCTGTACTTAAATAATGGTGCATTTTCATATTATAATGACTTACAACATGACACTTGTATATTTTTCTAGTTTGCAACTGTATGAGTAAATAATGTGCCATTTATGTGGGATGGGAGTGTGTTGTTGATATTTATGTACATAAACTAAGACTTTCAAGAGTGAAAAAATAACCTACACAAAAAAAGTCAGACTTCCATTGAACTATCAGT
It encodes the following:
- the LOC126990302 gene encoding uncharacterized protein LOC126990302, producing MLGNKSKMITVEQTDIGSFPVFRRGSKKEMVYSWPSSFNKELPPPSTTSTMNRPPHPRQAPPPPSRSPMNGHHRNSNGHQTHNYSNVPPTSKINGQSHSNSHLHRNENGSRLYANTGGY